One stretch of Arachis duranensis cultivar V14167 chromosome 1, aradu.V14167.gnm2.J7QH, whole genome shotgun sequence DNA includes these proteins:
- the LOC107489641 gene encoding uncharacterized protein LOC107489641 — MFKLNSLFQLKKKRIVLARINDNWRWYKTTIKQTHFLPYKCVNEMPKNRPKSIPESYFRKLIAYWRTEKVKTHLQTENKKSKESAIRDFQSIFGKEKARRVQCHRRVTTPTLLKKNKIATLKQQHAAEKATLEGKVDVMQKEVDELKSLVKMILQQKSSRVDLEILATQLGSTLGNPNNDAHEEVLFVVKVSICYHILNNG; from the exons ATGTTCAA GTTAAATTCATTATTccaattgaagaaaaaaaggaTAGTCCTTGCTCGTATCAATGACAACTGGAGATGGTATAAGACCACAATCAAGCAAACTCATTTTCTGCCATACAAATGTGTTAATGAGATGCCAAAAAATCGTCCTAAAAGCATACCTGAGAGTTATTTTCGAAAGTTAATTGCTTATTGGAGAACTGAGAAAGTTAAG acaCATTTGCAAACTGAGAATAAAAAGTCTAAAGAATCAGCAATTAGAGATTTCCAATCCATATTTGGAAAAGAGAAGGCAAGGAGAGTGCAATGTCACAGAAGAGTTACCACACCAACTttgttaaagaaaaataaaattgccACCCTTAAGCAGCAACATGCAGCTGAGAAAGCAACATTAGAGGGTAAGGTTGATGTGATGCAAAAAGAAGTAGATGAACTAAAATCACTCGTTAAAATGATACTGCAACAAAAAAGCTCAAGAGTGGACCTTGAGATATTAGCTACTCAATTAGGAAGCACTTTAGGCAATCCGAACAATGATGCGCATGAGGAAGTATTATTTGTTGTTAAAGTTTCTATATGTTATCATATCTTAAATAATGGTTGA